One Algoriphagus sp. Y33 genomic window, CAGTCCCATCAGCCAACCCGCTACAATGGCACTTACAAATATCACGGGAATTTGGCATGAAGCGAATGTTTTGCCAAGATCACGACCACCTCATCATCGAAAATTCCCAAATGAGGTCCAAGCCACAATAAAATTCCCGAGATAATATACCCGCCTACCAAGTTGCCTGCGATCACAATTCCCCAAAGCCTTAACATACTTCCTATTGATCGCTTTTTATTCAAAACCGGTAAAGTCAGCAATGCAGTCTGCTCTGTGAATAGAATACTTTGGCCCATTACCACCAAAATAAAACCTACCGGATAGACTAATGCCACCACTCTGATAATAGAATCAGAATCCATCTTTCCCATTAAGAAGAAGTATAACGTACATAGCAGTAAATAGCTAAATCCAATTTCCAACCCGGCAGTCAACGAACTTGTAAAAAGACTTCGGTCCCTTTTGTCATACACTTCCATGGCATCGGTGATCTGATCGCGAAGTATCTCTCCATGCGTCTTGGCTGAATCTACACTTTTAGACTTTGATTTACGGAGTTGGTTATCTATTTCACGTTGCTGCGCTGCTAATATCTGTTCCTCTGTCATTTCTTTTTTCCAAGCCATCCGATACGTAGTAATGTTATTCTCCCATCAATCTAGTCCAATACAACAAGTTTTAAAGAATTAAGTTTGATAGAGGGCTGATATAAAAGTAGCTCTGCACTATTTCAAGTCAGAGTATTTCATCAGCAATCCACTTGTAGTATTATTTCACCCTCGCTTCCCAAATCCTCATAAAAAGCATATGAGCCATTCTTCTTGCATGTTCCTTGGCATAATTTGCATTTTCCCCTTCGAAATATCGGTCAAGCGTCTCAAACCACAACTCCAACCAATGTCCAAAATGCACCTGCTCTATGCTATTATTCACTTCAGCATCCACTGTTCTGTGCACTTTGACCGGGTTGAATTTACCTGCTCCGGGGCCGGTCTGTAGCAGGATCATCTCCCAAAAATCACTCAGATGGACCAGATGCGTATCCCAATCTTTCACCACACCATTGAAAATCGGACCAAGCGTCTCATGTTTGCGTACCTGATCATAAAATCTCCTAACCAGAAAATCTACCTCTTTGCGTGAGCTTATATCAAGTTTATCCATGACTAGTTTTTTAAAATAAGTGCCAAAACCTCCAATTTGCCATCAATGTCATCAGGAATAGGTAGACCCAAGATTTTACAAATCATTGGATACACATGCACATTCTGAAAGGTTTCGATCTTCAGTCCTGACTTAAATGCAGGCCCATTCGCATAAAAGATTGCGTGCATTTCTTTGTACGCAGGACTAAACCCATGCTCTCCGAAAACAGTAGTCCCCATGCTCTTCGCACGCCGCTTAGTCAGAGTGACTGCCGGTCCCGTTGCAAGGTAATAGCCCATATCCGGGATGATCAGAATATCTCCAATCCGGTCTTTGTACATCAGATCCTGATAATTCTCCTTGTGATCTACGTCAGTGATATGGACCGGAAAACCGGCATTTTCAAGCGATTTGATCACCTTACGTTTGTCCTTTTTATTTTCCAAATACACATGGGCCAAAGCTCCATTATTGACAACACTCCCGGGAACATCCTTCGTCAGTATAGTAAGATTCAGGAAATTATCTATCGGAATATCCGTCATTCCATGATCCGAAACGATAATCACATTGATGTCAAGATCATAACTTTTCAATCCTTCAAAAAGTGCCCCCAGTTCATGATCCAGTTTTCTTAGCCTTGGCTCAAGCAGAGCGTCGTTGGAAGGGCCATATGCATGCCCTATATCATCCATATCAGAAAAGTACATGGTAATAAGCCTTGGACGCTCAGCTTCCGGCAATTCCAGCCATTTGAACACCTCTGATACTCTAGTCATATTGCTGACGCTTCCATCATACGGGTAATAATAGCTAGGCCGAATTCCCTGGATATCCGCTTCCGAACCTACGAAAAAATAACTCGCCGCAACCATGTCATTTTGCTCCGCAAGCACCCACAGAGGAGTCCCACCATACCAGCTCCCATCCTGAACCAATTCCTTTTTGCCGATTCCGTAAGTCAGCTCTTTTTCCGGATCGTAAAAAGAATTGTCCACCAAGCCATGATGCTCAGGCTTAAGTCCTGTAGCAATAGTATAATGATTGGGAAAAGTCTTACTCGGAAATGACGGCATCATGCTTTCAGCCTCCACCCCTTCCGCGATAAACCTTTTTAAATTTTCAGGCTGAAATCGATCTACATAATCATATCTAAACCCATCGAGTGAAATCAAAATCACAATGGGTTCCTTTGATTCAGCAGCTCCTTGGGAAAAAGAGAAAGTCGGAAATGTTACTAAAGACAATAACAGCAGGCAAAATCTTTTCATCTGTTTATAATTGATTTTTTATGGTCATAACCTGTCCCGTGACGAAGGAAACGGGATGTAATCTCGCATGATTGATTATCATCCCGGTATGTGACATTCTGAGTCATGCTCGATTTAAGAGGAGAATATTTCCGCAAAAATACCTGCTGCATTCATGGCAAGCAATCCATCTGTCATTTATAACAGATTGGTAAACTTAAGGGCATGTTCGTTTTCAGCTTTATAAGTATGCATAACCTTTCTGGACGGATCTATGTATGATTGGCAAAAAAGACGGAGAAAAACCACCCGTTTTCTACCTGCTCAACTGCTGGCACATGCTGTGAATCCATGGAAATATATTCCTTCTCACACCAACTCCTAAACAACTTCTTTACGTTTAAAATTGAAATGGCATATGAATTGAACTCTCAAGCATATCAAACAAACAATACGTATGAAATCGAGCATGTCGAAGACGACACACAAAGGGATAACTATAAACCCAGCGAGATTCCATATGGCCTTTAAGAAAAAATTATAATCATATGAAAACAACCAACAAATTTCTAATGGCAGCCCTTATCACTACTACCACTTTGGGAGCCGTGAGCTGTAAATCAAGTAACACCGTGAAAGGCGGGGCTATCGGTGGAGCGGCAGGCGGAGTACTCGGGGGAGTCATCGCAGGAAAAAACAATACCGCTGTCGGAGTCCTGATCGGGTCCGCTATCGGTGGATCTGCGGGAGCAATTATTGGCAATCGAATGGATAAAGCCGCTGACGAGCTTCAGCGGGATCTTGAAGGAGCAAATGTAGAGCGTGTGGGGGAAGGCATCAAAATCACATTCGACTCAGGCTTGATGTTTCCTGTAAACAAATCCGACTTGAGTGAGAGCTCAAAACAAAACTTGAAAGAATTAGCCGAAACATTGAAAAAATATGAGGAGACCAATATCCTTGTGGAAGGCCATACGGATAATACCGGTGCGGAAGATTACAACATGGAGCTTTCACGAAAGAGAGCTTATTCTGTAGAAGACTATTTGACAAGTCAGGGAATTGCCAAGAACCGGATGGAAATCACTGCATACGGTGAAATGCAACCTACAGCCACTAATGATACCGAGGCAGGTCGTCAGCAAAACCGAAGAGTGGAAGTCGCTATCTATGCTAATAAGAAAATGCAAAAAATGGCTGAAAAAGGGGAATTGGGAGAATACTAATTCATCATTATCCCTTTCTATATACCTGAAGGCGACCGTTCGGTCGCCTTTTCTTTGGGAAATCAATGAGACAAAGCCAAGTCTTTACTCCAAAACATACACCTAAATCCAGTTGGATTTTAATGAAAATCTATTCGCATCAAAAAATCAGTTTGAATCTCATCTCCAAAAGGAAAAGGATGAGAGCTAAAAACACTCAACCCGTGCTTTTCGTAGAATTTGATCGCTCGTCTATTCTTCTCCCAAACGCCTAGCCAGAGGTATTTTTTCCGATTCAGCTTTGCAAAATTGATAGTATGAGTAAGCAACACCGTGCCCAGTCCCATGCCTATATACTCTGCAAGAAGATATAACCGAGCCACTTCCAAGCTTGAATTATCTTGAAGATCCGTTTGGGCAGGAACAAAATTCACTTTAGCATAGCCGACAAGAACCCCATCTACTTCCAGAAGAAAAAAAACAGATGCCGGATTTTCCATTTCATCCATAAACTGTTCCTCCGTAAATGCCTCTTCCAAATAAGCGTTTACATTTTCGATTTTATTTCCTTCGGTAAAAGCTTGGACAAATGAGGTCCTAGCCATTTCCACCAAAGGACTCAGGTCAGCAAAATTGGCTTTTCTGATTAAATAGGACATGTGTTAATAATATGGTTCTAAATACCCGGTATTAAGGGTGTTTTCAATTTGCGCACAAATCTAATTTGATTTTGTCTTCTTAAGCCTCAAATCAACTCTTTTCCTATAAGAAATTATGTGTCGCCATCTTCTCAAATCCATGCCCAAAGTGTCTTAATCATTTCTGGAGTCCAGTAGTAAACGAATACTCTTGAAGTGAACTAAACCAGCCTGAATCATGACTTGATTAGTGGTTTAGTACCGGAGATACCCTCCAATAATCAGGAAAAATTTAGGGCATTATGCTAATTTTCCCATAGGCATAATCTTTATTTGTAAGCACAACAGGAGCAGAGTACATTCACTCCCGATTGCGATGTAGTGAAAGGAATTTTCAAAAGTTTTCAATAAAACAAAATGGCTTCAGGAATATTTGCATTGCTAGACGATATCGCCACACTGATGGACGATGTAGCGGTAATGAGTAAAGTAGCGGCTAAGAAAACAGCCGGAATATTGGGTGATGATCTGGCTGTGAATGCTGAGAAAGCCTCGGGATTCGTCTCTGATCGGGAAATACCTGTGCTTTGGGCCATCACCAAGGGTTCTCTACTCAACAAAGCAATAATTCTCCCTTTTGCTTTTTTGCTCAGTGCTTTTGTTCCTACCGTAGTTACAATTATTTTGATACTTGGCGGGCTCTATCTCGCATACGAGGGGGCAGAAAAAATCTACGAATACATTGTGCCTCATGAGCATACCAAAATAGCGGTAATAGATGAGGATGTCTCTGAAGAAGAATTACTTCGATGTGAAAAAGAAAAAATAAAATCCGCCGTGGTAACTGATTTTATTTTATCTGTAGAGATTGTAATCATTGCTTTGGGCACTGTGGTGAACGAACCTATTCTAGAACAAATCATAGTGGTGTCTGTCATCGCTCTCTTAGCCACCGCAGGCGTATATGGAATAGTAGCCCTAATAGTACGAATGGACGAATTTGGCTACAAGTTGATAGCAATGAATAAGCAAGAAGACAGCTTCTCAGACAAGGTTGGACTAGTGCTTGTAAACGCACTTCCCAAAATCATCAAAGCCATGGGGTTGATAGGCACAATAGCCCTTCTACTGGTATCCGGAGGGATTTTCGTGCATAATCTAGATTTCTTCCATCACCTCTTCCCTTCCTTCCCCGCTATCATTACAGAGCTTTTGGTCGGCTTGGTCGTTGGTTTTATCGTATTTTTAATTGTTGAACTTGGCAAAAAACTCTTTAAGAAAAAGGAAGGTCGCAACAGCCAATTAGATTAAGAGTGTTTCGGCAAAACCCTGTGTACATACATTAATTTTCTAAACACGGAACTTTCGGAAGGCGATTATGTTTAGTAATCATTGCTTTTTGGCGAAAGCTGAAAACGTCAAAACTAAACAAAGAAATCATGGAAGTATTAGAAAATTTGAATTGGAGATATGCCACCAAATCAATGAATGGAACTCCTGTTCCCCAGGAAAAAATTGACTACATACTGGAAGCCGTCAGACTTACAGCATCCTCTTCAGGATTGCAGCCCTATGAAATTCTGGTAATCACTGATCCGGAAATAAAAGAAAGAATCAGGTCAATTGCGTGGAATCAAAGTCAGATCACAGACGCATCCCACGTGCTTGTATTTGCAGCGTGGGACAATTACACGGCAGAGCGAATCAACAGCGTCTTCAAATTCAACAATGAACAACGAGGCTTACCCGACAGCGTTACCGATGAATATCGTAACAAGCTATTGAGTTCATACACAGTTAAAACTGCTGAAGAAAACTTCACCCACACTGCCAAACAAGCTTACATTGCCCTTGGTACCGCATTGATAGCAGCAGCTGAGCAGCGAGTAGATTCTACTCCGATGGAAGGTTTTGACCCTGCAGCACTGGATGAAATTCTGGACCTTAAATCCAAAGGTCTTCGAAGCGTGGTCATACTGCCACTCGGCTATAGAAATGAGGAAAATGACTGGCTGGTCAACATGAAAAAAGTACGTACTCCAACAGAAAAATTCGTAACAGTAATCTAACTAGGACAATTATTCCGGTACTTTCTAAAGCGTATTGGGTAAAGCACTCGATACGCTTTTTACTTTTAAGTGGGAATTAGTGAACTTAGGAGGGAAAACACTACGCCCAATGATAACCTCTGAGTCATTTGCCCAAATGGCACTCTCACTCCCAGGGACTGAACGTGCTCCCCACTTTGACAGAACTGCCTTTAAAGTGACAAAAAGACGGATATTTGCTTCACTTCACGAAAAAAGCAATTCAGCTAACCTCGCTCTTTCTTTAGAAGAGCAAAGTGCTTTTTGTGAATACGAGCCCGAAGCTATCTATCCTGTTCCCAATAAGTGGGGAGAAAAAGGCTGGACGACTTTTGAACTTGACAAGGTTTCCAAAGAGGTATTGTATGAAGCCCTAACTTCCGCCTATTCGGAAATCACCAAACATAAATAGAAAAAGCAGAACAGAGCACGTTAAAAATGATTTTCAGCGTGTTTATCTGCTAGTCTACTGAACATTCGAAGCACAAACCGGAATAGAAATTACTTCATCTCTACACATTCTGACTGCCATTAAGATAGTTCCCCAGAGAAACCCAACAATATGCCCTCTCCTACACGAAAAAATATCCAAACACAAAGCTCCACCGAGTTTACAGGAATTGATCTTAGAAAACCGGCTGAATATGCGGCAGGTTTTACAGCCGTGAAAGTAGCCCTTCAGCATACATTCAAAGAAATGGGAGTCATTAAATCCTTCCGGGCACTTTCCCATATGAACCAAAAGGATGGCTTTGACTGTCCGGGCTGCGCTTGGCCGGATCCTGAAAACCGCTCCAAACTTGGAGAATATTGTGAAAACGGCGCAAAGGCTTTGGCGGAAGAAGCCACATCAAAGGAGGTTGACCCTACTTTTTTTTCAAACTACTCCTTACAGGAAATTTCCCGGTGGTCAGACTATAAAATCGGTCAAAGCGGTCGCTTAGTTGCCCCTATGATCTTAAAGCCCAATTCGAATCACTACGAGGAATGCACTTGGGAGGAAGCTTTTCGAGTAATTTCAGAGCACCTCCATGCATTAGACAATCCTGACCAAGCAATTTTCTATACATCAGGCAGATCAAGCAATGAAGCTGCATTTCTGTACGGGCTTTTTGCCAGAGCTTTTGGCACCAACAATATGCCCGACTGCTCCAATATGTGCCATGAATCCAGCGGTGTTGGCCTTTCAGAAACATTGGGAATAGGCAAGGGCTCCGTAAAATTGGAAGATTTTGATCAGGCCGAAGTTGTCATGGTAATCGGACAAAATCCGGGAACCAATCACCCCAGAATGCTTTCAGCTTTAGAAAAATGTAAGAGAAACGGAGGAAAAATAATCAGTATAAATCCGCTACAGGAAGCTGGGCTAATCCGATTCCGAA contains:
- a CDS encoding formate/nitrite transporter family protein, whose protein sequence is MAWKKEMTEEQILAAQQREIDNQLRKSKSKSVDSAKTHGEILRDQITDAMEVYDKRDRSLFTSSLTAGLEIGFSYLLLCTLYFFLMGKMDSDSIIRVVALVYPVGFILVVMGQSILFTEQTALLTLPVLNKKRSIGSMLRLWGIVIAGNLVGGYIISGILLWLGPHLGIFDDEVVVILAKHSLHAKFP
- a CDS encoding OmpA family protein, whose protein sequence is MKTTNKFLMAALITTTTLGAVSCKSSNTVKGGAIGGAAGGVLGGVIAGKNNTAVGVLIGSAIGGSAGAIIGNRMDKAADELQRDLEGANVERVGEGIKITFDSGLMFPVNKSDLSESSKQNLKELAETLKKYEETNILVEGHTDNTGAEDYNMELSRKRAYSVEDYLTSQGIAKNRMEITAYGEMQPTATNDTEAGRQQNRRVEVAIYANKKMQKMAEKGELGEY
- a CDS encoding GNAT family N-acetyltransferase, whose product is MSYLIRKANFADLSPLVEMARTSFVQAFTEGNKIENVNAYLEEAFTEEQFMDEMENPASVFFLLEVDGVLVGYAKVNFVPAQTDLQDNSSLEVARLYLLAEYIGMGLGTVLLTHTINFAKLNRKKYLWLGVWEKNRRAIKFYEKHGLSVFSSHPFPFGDEIQTDFLMRIDFH
- a CDS encoding DUF808 domain-containing protein; protein product: MASGIFALLDDIATLMDDVAVMSKVAAKKTAGILGDDLAVNAEKASGFVSDREIPVLWAITKGSLLNKAIILPFAFLLSAFVPTVVTIILILGGLYLAYEGAEKIYEYIVPHEHTKIAVIDEDVSEEELLRCEKEKIKSAVVTDFILSVEIVIIALGTVVNEPILEQIIVVSVIALLATAGVYGIVALIVRMDEFGYKLIAMNKQEDSFSDKVGLVLVNALPKIIKAMGLIGTIALLLVSGGIFVHNLDFFHHLFPSFPAIITELLVGLVVGFIVFLIVELGKKLFKKKEGRNSQLD
- a CDS encoding group III truncated hemoglobin, with product MDKLDISSRKEVDFLVRRFYDQVRKHETLGPIFNGVVKDWDTHLVHLSDFWEMILLQTGPGAGKFNPVKVHRTVDAEVNNSIEQVHFGHWLELWFETLDRYFEGENANYAKEHARRMAHMLFMRIWEARVK
- a CDS encoding MmcQ/YjbR family DNA-binding protein, whose translation is MITSESFAQMALSLPGTERAPHFDRTAFKVTKRRIFASLHEKSNSANLALSLEEQSAFCEYEPEAIYPVPNKWGEKGWTTFELDKVSKEVLYEALTSAYSEITKHK
- a CDS encoding ectonucleotide pyrophosphatase/phosphodiesterase — translated: MKRFCLLLLSLVTFPTFSFSQGAAESKEPIVILISLDGFRYDYVDRFQPENLKRFIAEGVEAESMMPSFPSKTFPNHYTIATGLKPEHHGLVDNSFYDPEKELTYGIGKKELVQDGSWYGGTPLWVLAEQNDMVAASYFFVGSEADIQGIRPSYYYPYDGSVSNMTRVSEVFKWLELPEAERPRLITMYFSDMDDIGHAYGPSNDALLEPRLRKLDHELGALFEGLKSYDLDINVIIVSDHGMTDIPIDNFLNLTILTKDVPGSVVNNGALAHVYLENKKDKRKVIKSLENAGFPVHITDVDHKENYQDLMYKDRIGDILIIPDMGYYLATGPAVTLTKRRAKSMGTTVFGEHGFSPAYKEMHAIFYANGPAFKSGLKIETFQNVHVYPMICKILGLPIPDDIDGKLEVLALILKN
- a CDS encoding NAD(P)H-dependent oxidoreductase — protein: MEVLENLNWRYATKSMNGTPVPQEKIDYILEAVRLTASSSGLQPYEILVITDPEIKERIRSIAWNQSQITDASHVLVFAAWDNYTAERINSVFKFNNEQRGLPDSVTDEYRNKLLSSYTVKTAEENFTHTAKQAYIALGTALIAAAEQRVDSTPMEGFDPAALDEILDLKSKGLRSVVILPLGYRNEENDWLVNMKKVRTPTEKFVTVI